The Impatiens glandulifera chromosome 8, dImpGla2.1, whole genome shotgun sequence genome includes a window with the following:
- the LOC124911181 gene encoding putative disease resistance protein RGA3, which produces MDDCTFEDLRLQLKRRNASSSTCIQVTNSITHPFSSTWTRLKFGHKIKDVQKKLDQISLERQKLHLLESIPDSKIDKLTSSSRETISLSSCNQVYGRDKEKKQIIDIMVNTSSVSVAKKLSVLPIVGIGGLGKTTLAQTVFNDEEITKHFETKIWVCVSDEFDIKFVMKAILEEKAEACSEELQKKVREKLSGKRYLIVLDDVWNENVEAWDRLRSILDCGSNGAFVLTTTRKKKVAKIMETIQHFQLSVLSNDDCWLLFEERAFMCGTPKTSNFVDIGKEITKKCKGVPLVAKTLGSQLGFKSDINEWCKIKDNEILEISHNEESDLLPILRLSYYDLPYHLRRCFALCAIFPKDTIIEKQRLIQLWMAHDLIPTVKNQAVEDIGNTIWQEFCWRSFFQDEKLDRYKLYETWVQNKASTTHWGFFSHEEKINRYRLYETCKMHDLIHDLAQSVMKDECYTLDAKSSSDGLGREIRHVTIMADKLDKTIVYSLRNIGGLQGIMFNGLHNGVNFNWKEPSLRVLEGCRNMQYLRYLGCLKHLRYLDISFIYVQTLPDSICGLLNLQTLKLNYCILLECLPRNTRDLINLRHLYLEGCCRLKYMPRGMGQLKHLKTLSWFVIGKNERYCQLDELKDLDIGGSMTIKNLGKVSDASMERGISMAKKTSINELELEWRFYEEDDESKRTRDEKIGEALEVSTARLKTLKISGYKGVNLPKWVGKSYSFLTHLEFMDLDNVNTIASSRDVIELFPLLEELIVNYMKKLRELVSPGCWSTGSFPNLFTLFITDCPKLGALPPYLKALKHVTLEGECLDELLYSIWNLNGTLTHLNLNRLNNDVDMNGIEVALFPLLEELFIRDMKNLRELVSPTIPSTGAFLNLCKLQISYCPKLWALPPHLKSLKDVSVWGHCSDELLYSISNLSALTHLTLGDMKERSVLFGAGYMALMFDDEIPSSSSTLADNNNNNEAQLRSTFQSLQSLRIEWCKKLRRLFDEGMISKISGCQNKQFINSLTELIIQDCPELMISVEEFRNLNINNNSLQRLTISRCPKLVSSEADDVIAILRSLRTKLEFFKVDILLEEE; this is translated from the coding sequence ATGGATGACTGCACCTTTGAAGATCTTCGTCTTCAACTCAAAAGGCGTAATGCCTCCTCTTCAACCTGTATCCAGGTAACCAACTCAATAACCCATCCTTTTAGTAGTACTTGGACACGTCTAAAATTTGGTCACAAAATTAAGGATGTTCAAAAGAAGCTtgaccaaatttctttagagCGCCAAAAGTTACATTTGCTTGAATCTATTCCTGACTCAAAAATAGACAAGCTTACGAGTAGTTCGCGTGAAACCATCTCTCTTTCTAGTTGTAATCAAGTTTATGGGAGAGATAAGGAAAAGAAACAGATAATTGATATTATGGTCAATACATCTAGTGTTAGTGTTGCCAAAAAGTTATCTGTTCTGCCAATTGTTGGAATTGGGGGTCTTGGTAAAACAACACTTGCCCAAACGGTCTTCAACGACGAGGAGATTACTAAGCATTTTGAAACCAAAATCTGGGTATGTGTTTCTGatgaatttgatattaaatttgtgatGAAAGCCATTTTAGAAGAAAAGGCGGAAGCATGCTCGGAAGAATTGCAGAAAAAAGTTAGAGAAAAATTGAGCGGGAAAAGATATTTGATTGTATTGGATGATGTTTGGAATGAAAATGTTGAGGCATGGGACCGCTTGAGATCTATCTTGGATTGTGGATCAAATGGTGCGTTCGTCCTGACCACGACACGAAAAAAAAAAGTGGCAAAAATTATGGAAACGATTCAACATTTTCAGTTATCAGTGCTTTCTAACGACGATTGTTGGTTACTCTTTGAAGAGCGCGCATTTATGTGTGGAACACCAAAAACTTCAAACTTTGTTGATATTGGTAAAGAAATAACTAAAAAATGTAAGGGTGTTCCTTTAGTTGCCAAGACATTGGGAAGTCAATTGGGCTTCAAAAGTGATATAAATGAATGGtgtaaaattaaagataatgagATATTGGAGATATCTCATAATGAAGAATCTGATCTCTTGCCTATTCTAAGGTTGAGTTACTATGACCTCCCTTATCATTTGAGAAGATGCTTTGCGCTTTGTGCTATATTTCCCAAAGATACTATAATTGAAAAGCAGAGATTAATCCAACTGTGGATGGCCCATGATTTAATTCCTACAGTTAAAAATCAAGCAGTTGAAGATATTGGGAATACAATTTGGCAGGAGTTTTGTTGGAGATCTTTTTTTCAAGACGAGAAATTAGATCGGTATAAACTTTATGAAACATGGGTTCAAAACAAGGCAAGTACTACACATTGGGGTTTCTTTAGTcatgaagagaaaataaatcGGTATAGACTTTATGAAACATGTAAGATGCACGATCTTATACACGATCTTGCGCAATCTGTTATGAAAGATGAATGTTATACCTTGGATGCTAAAAGCTCAAGCGATGGTTTAGGACGTGAAATTCGTCATGTAACAATAATGGCTGATAAGTTAGACAAAACAATAGTTTATTCTCTTAGGAATATTGGAGGGTTGCAAGGAATAATGTTCAATGGCTTACATAATGGTGTAAATTTCAACTGGAAAGAACCGTCTTTACGTGTCCTTGAAGGATGCCGAAATATGCAATATTTGCGTTATTTGGGATGTCTAAAACATCTTAGATATTTAGACATCTCTTTTATTTACGTACAAACATTGCCTGATAGTATATGTGGTCTTTTGAACTTACAAACTTTGAAGCTCAATTATTGTATTCTGCTTGAATGTTTGCCAAGAAATACGAGGGACCTCATTAACTTAAGACATCTTTATTTGGAGGGTTGTTGTAGATTAAAATATATGCCTAGAGGGATGGGGCAATTGAAACATCTGAAGACGTTAAGCTGGTTTGTGATAGGCAAGAATGAGAGATATTGTCAACTCGACGAATTAAAAGATTTGGATATCGGCGGATCAATGACAATTAAGAACCTTGGAAAAGTTAGTGATGCATCTATGGAAAGAGGGATAAGTATGGCTAAAAAGACGAGTATCAATGAATTGGAGTTGGAATGGAGATTttatgaagaagatgatgagagCAAGAGAACTAGAGAtgagaaaattggtgaagctctAGAGGTTTCAACTGCAAGGCTGAAGACATTGAAAATAAGTGGTTACAAAGGTGTGAATCTCCCTAAATGGGTGGGAAAATCATATTCTTTTCTAACACACCTTGAGTTTATGGACTTGGACAATGTGAATACTATTGCTAGTAGTAGAGATGTCATTGAACTATTCCCTTTGTTAGAGGAACTTATTGTTAATTACATGAAGAAATTGAGGGAATTGGTGTCACCTGGCTGTTGGAGTACTGGATCATTCCCTAATCTATTCACACTGTTTATAACTGATTGCCCAAAGCTAGGGGCTTTGCCACCGTATCTCAAAGCACTCAAACATGTAACCCTTGAAGGTGAATGTTTGGATGAATTGTTATATAGCATCTGGAATCTTAATGGTACTCTCACTCATCTGAATCTTAATAGATTAAATAATGATGTGGATATGAATGGAATTGAAGTAGCATTATTCCCTTTGTTAGAGGAACTTTTTATTAGAGACATGAAGAACTTGAGGGAATTGGTGTCTCCTACTATTCCTAGTACCGGAGCATTCCTTAATCTATGCAAGCTACAGATATCTTATTGCCCAAAGCTATGGGCCTTGCCACCGCATCTCAAATCACTCAAAGATGTATCTGTTTGGGGTCATTGTTCGGATGAGTTGTTATATAGTATCTCAAATCTTAGTGCTCTCACTCATCTCACTCTTGGTGATATGAAAGAAAGAAGTGTTTTATTTGGAGCTGGTTACATGGCATTAATGTTTGATGATGAGATACCATCATCGTCGTCAACCCTTGcggacaataataataataatgaagcaCAATTACGCTCAACTTTCCAATCTCTTCAATCTCTGAGAATTGAGTGGTGCAAGAAGTTAAGGCGTTTGTTTGATGAGGGAATGATATCAAAGATTAGTGGCTGCCAGAACAAACAATTCATCAACTCTCTCACGGAATTGATTATTCAAGATTGTCCGGAGTTGATGATATCAGTTGAGGAATTTAGAAAcctcaatattaataataattcactaCAGAGATTGACTATCAGCCGTTGTCCTAAGTTGGTGTCTTCAGAAGCGGACGATGTTATCGCAATCCTGCGTTCCCTTCGAACCAAACTTGAATTCTTCAAAGTAGATATTCTATTGGAAGAGgaatag